In a genomic window of Bacillota bacterium:
- a CDS encoding NERD domain-containing protein, with product MPARIVKQNREIKELFRAKIREKVERERKEMHERIDEEVPSWFRWAVRPLAEWRFNAVRARDKAKGEGGEDNAFLHFWLLLPNSWVVVNDAVVEPEPDEFVQIDHVLIGPPGMFLVETKAWEGAFLGYKDNWKRKEGNSWVRCESPTKQNLRHKRLFAEWLKGSKLCLPGDSGEYVFPVVLFTRCRWLKAEDCSMPVFRGGAELVGYLRRCAKEKTVLSSDQIDAVARALADARPLCMQFGVERIEKVETKKGKKCVRVLGQGEKAELVRGMYTARGREVSKLFADKRESGWWCFYLD from the coding sequence ATGCCAGCCCGCATAGTCAAACAGAACCGCGAGATAAAAGAGCTTTTCCGGGCAAAAATCCGGGAGAAAGTGGAACGCGAAAGGAAGGAGATGCACGAACGCATAGATGAGGAAGTGCCATCCTGGTTCAGGTGGGCCGTCAGGCCGCTGGCGGAGTGGCGGTTCAACGCCGTGCGGGCCAGGGACAAAGCCAAAGGAGAAGGCGGGGAAGACAACGCTTTCTTGCATTTCTGGCTCCTCCTGCCGAACAGCTGGGTTGTGGTCAATGACGCCGTAGTAGAACCGGAGCCGGACGAGTTCGTCCAGATAGACCACGTGCTGATCGGGCCGCCGGGGATGTTTCTGGTGGAGACCAAAGCCTGGGAAGGGGCCTTTCTGGGGTACAAGGATAACTGGAAGCGGAAGGAGGGCAATTCCTGGGTGCGCTGCGAGAGCCCCACGAAGCAGAACCTGCGTCATAAGCGACTGTTTGCGGAGTGGCTCAAGGGGTCGAAGCTGTGCCTGCCAGGAGATTCTGGAGAGTATGTGTTCCCCGTGGTTCTCTTCACCCGCTGCCGGTGGCTGAAGGCCGAGGACTGCTCCATGCCCGTCTTCCGCGGCGGGGCGGAGTTGGTGGGGTATTTGCGGCGCTGCGCTAAAGAAAAGACGGTGCTTTCCTCTGATCAGATAGACGCGGTGGCCCGGGCTTTGGCCGATGCCAGGCCGCTGTGTATGCAGTTCGGGGTGGAACGAATCGAGAAGGTGGAGACAAAAAAAGGGAAAAAGTGTGTACGTGTCCTCGGTCAGGGGGAGAAGGCGGAGCTGGTGCGAGGAATGTACACAGCCAGAGGTAGAGAGGTTTCCAAGCTTTTCGCGGATAAACGCGAAAGCGGGTGGTGGTGTTTTTATTTGGATTAA
- a CDS encoding NUDIX domain-containing protein: protein MESRYSLPGGRWALAGGKWEFPGGKLELGESPEQCLVRGLEEELGIAGRETEG, encoded by the coding sequence ATGGAGTCAAGGTACTCATTGCCCGGCGGCAGGTGGGCTTTGGCGGGCGGCAAGTGGGAATTCCCTGGTGGCAAGCTTGAACTTGGCGAAAGCCCAGAGCAGTGCCTGGTGAGAGGCCTCGAAGAAGAGCTAGGCATCGCGGGACGTGAAACCGAAGGGTGA